The following coding sequences lie in one Gadus macrocephalus chromosome 1, ASM3116895v1 genomic window:
- the LOC132456024 gene encoding ceramide synthase 5-like, which translates to MTSSILSWIWSERFWLPENVTWADLEHPPPGVEYPRLGQIVYAIPLAFGVLFLRLLFERLVARPCAQILHIQADVSRPPQSNAVLEKVYGSRTSPDEKQLAGLSKQLDWDVRKIQRWFRLRRNQDKPSLLKKFSESMWRFTFYLGIFIYAIRYLWVSPWMWNTKECWYNYPFQPVSPGQYNYYLAELAFYWSLMLTQFTDVKRKDFNIMLVHHFATISLITFSYANNMLRMGTLVMCVHDAADIFLEAAKLANYAKCQKLCDTLFIVFSLVFFITRLVIYPFWVVRSVLIESWEIVGPYQSWWLLNGLLLMLQVLHVIWFYLIARIAIKALFKGKVAKDDRSDIESSSEDEADTNCRSSKDSKDSSSNGCSRT; encoded by the exons ATGACTTCCTCTATCTTATCATGGATTTGGAGCGAAAGATTTTGGCTGCCCGAAAATGTAACATGGGCGGATCTAGAGCATCCACCTCCAGGGGTGGAATATCCCCGACTAGGCCAAATTGTGTATGCCATACCCTTGGCATTTGGCGTGCTTTTTCTACGGCTACTTTTTGAAAG gcttGTCGCCAGGCCCTGTGCCCAGATACTTCATATTCAGGCTGATGTAAGTCGTCCACCTCAGAGCAATGCTGTCTTGGAGAAGGTGTATGGATCCAGAACG TCTCCTGACGAGAAGCAACTGGCTGGACTCTCTAAGCAACTGGACTGGGATGTGCGGAAGATTCAGAGGTGGTTTCGCCTCAGGCGTAACCAGGATAAACCAAGCTTGCTCAAAAAGTTCTCTGAAAGCAT GTGGAGGTTTACGTTCTATCTTGGCATATTCATCTATGCAATTCGCTATTTATGGGTG TCTCCTTGGATGTGGAATACCAAAGAATGCTGGTACAACTACCCATTTCAG CCTGTAAGCCCTGGCCAGTACAACTACTATCTAGCTGAGTTGGCCTTCTACTGGTCCCTCATGCTCACCCAGTTTACAGACGTCAAGCGCAAG GATTTCAACATTATGCTGGTCCACCATTTCGCCACCATCTCTCTCATCACGTTCTCCTACGCTAACAACATGCTGCGGATGGGAACCTTggtcatgtgtgtgcatgacgcCGCAGACATCTTCCTGGAG GCTGCTAAACTTGCAAATTATGCCAAGTGTCAGAAGCTATGCGACACACTGTTCATCGTGTTCAGCCTAGTTTTCTTCATCACTCGCCTTGTCATCTATCCATTCTG GGTGGTCCGCAGCGTTCTGATCGAGAGCTGGGAGATTGTGGGCCCCTACCAGTCGTGGTGGCTGCTGAACGGGTTGCTACTGATGCTGCAGGTCCTCCACGTCATCTGGTTCTACCTCATCGCTCGCATCGCCATCAAGGCCTTATTCAAGGGAAAG GTTGCAAAGGACGACCGCAGTGACATTGAGAGCAGTTCGGAGGACGAAGCCGACACAAACTGCAGGAGTTCAAAGGACTCCAAGGACTCCAGCTCGAATGGCTGTTCCAGGACCTGA